A window of Aquitalea denitrificans contains these coding sequences:
- a CDS encoding response regulator — protein sequence MTPMDDSRPILLLVDDEPNNLQVLRHILQEQYRLLFARDGDKALQLARSEMVDLILLDVMMPGMTGLEVCHQLKQDPATAAVPVIFVTALSDSRDEAEGFAAGGVDYITKPVSPPIVQARVRTHLSLVRVEELVETRLQIIQRLGRAAEFKDNETGLHVIRMSHYSRELALAAGCSARFADDLLNAAPMHDIGKIGIPDTILQKPGKLDEAEWKIMRSHAEIGARIIGDDRSSLLRMAATIALSHHERWDGTGYPHGLQGEVIPLEARIVAIADVFDALTSKRPYKHAWTVDEAFALIESEAGKHFDPALARCFLGLRPQLEAIRQQWLETL from the coding sequence ATGACGCCCATGGATGACAGCCGGCCCATCCTGCTGCTGGTGGATGATGAACCGAACAATCTGCAGGTGCTGCGGCATATCCTGCAGGAGCAATACCGGCTGCTGTTTGCCCGCGACGGTGACAAGGCGCTGCAGCTGGCGCGCAGCGAGATGGTGGACCTGATTCTGCTGGACGTGATGATGCCCGGCATGACCGGGCTGGAAGTCTGCCACCAGCTCAAGCAGGACCCGGCCACCGCGGCAGTGCCGGTGATCTTTGTCACCGCCTTGAGCGACAGCCGGGATGAGGCCGAAGGTTTTGCCGCCGGCGGGGTGGATTACATCACCAAGCCGGTCAGCCCTCCCATTGTGCAGGCGCGGGTGCGCACCCATTTGTCACTGGTGCGGGTGGAAGAGCTGGTGGAAACCCGGCTGCAGATTATCCAGCGCCTTGGCCGTGCTGCCGAATTCAAGGATAACGAAACCGGCCTGCACGTCATTCGCATGAGTCACTACTCGCGTGAACTGGCGCTGGCGGCCGGCTGCAGCGCGCGCTTTGCCGACGATCTGCTCAATGCCGCCCCCATGCATGATATCGGCAAGATCGGCATTCCCGACACCATTTTGCAAAAGCCGGGCAAGCTGGATGAGGCCGAGTGGAAGATCATGCGCAGCCATGCCGAAATCGGTGCCCGTATCATCGGGGATGATCGTTCCAGCTTGCTCAGGATGGCCGCCACCATTGCGCTGAGCCATCACGAGCGCTGGGACGGTACGGGTTATCCGCATGGCTTGCAGGGTGAGGTCATTCCACTGGAGGCGCGCATCGTGGCGATTGCCGATGTGTTTGATGCCCTCACCAGCAAGCGGCCCTACAAGCATGCGTGGACGGTGGACGAGGCGTTTGCCCTGATCGAAAGCGAAGCCGGCAAGCACTTTGACCCAGCGCTGGCCCGCTGCTTTCTGGGCCTGCGACCCCAGCTGGAGGCTATCCGTCAGCAGTGGCTGGAAACACTGTAA
- a CDS encoding porin, with translation MKIKLLTLAIAAVPLFAHADDGITLYGKVAGNLSSVRSYTSSGSLKNVQVNDNTSRIGFKGSENLGNGLTAIWQVENRIHVDGSGTDTFASRDSFIGLQSEYGKLRLGRLSDYANLDMEYIDPGSYSGVGGQLYSTRLDGRINNAVRYDSPNLAGFSFTTTWGADEKRANDSNGQPTNNQVFNLGLSYEQAGYFAKFSYETKGDAKQVNSSAQTGAVKNWWRVEAGYISDPIYLALGFQTVNGYLGVSSGSFVDSPGVVYNVNVLNARLAASGQSLSAAASGQDVKTREAVLTFGYNVGAWLPYVSLTKGYDVDIGGSRIDKTGYTQYVLGTIYNLSKQTKAYASYGRASWGGNGVASESALGLSLAKFF, from the coding sequence ATGAAAATAAAACTGCTCACCCTGGCTATTGCTGCTGTTCCCTTGTTTGCCCATGCCGACGATGGCATTACCCTGTACGGCAAAGTGGCCGGTAACCTGTCCAGCGTCCGTAGCTACACCTCCAGCGGCAGCCTGAAAAACGTGCAGGTGAATGACAATACTTCGCGCATCGGTTTCAAGGGTTCGGAAAATCTTGGCAATGGCCTGACTGCCATCTGGCAGGTGGAAAACCGCATCCACGTGGATGGCAGCGGTACGGATACCTTCGCCAGCCGCGACTCCTTCATCGGCCTGCAAAGCGAGTACGGCAAGCTGCGCCTGGGTCGCCTGTCCGACTACGCCAACCTGGACATGGAATATATCGATCCGGGTTCCTACAGCGGCGTGGGCGGCCAGCTGTACTCCACCCGACTGGACGGTCGCATCAACAATGCCGTGCGCTACGACAGCCCCAACCTGGCCGGTTTCAGTTTCACCACCACCTGGGGGGCCGATGAAAAACGCGCCAACGACAGCAATGGCCAGCCCACCAACAACCAGGTATTCAACCTGGGCCTGAGCTACGAGCAGGCCGGTTACTTTGCCAAGTTCAGCTATGAAACCAAGGGTGATGCCAAGCAGGTCAACTCCTCGGCCCAGACCGGCGCAGTGAAAAACTGGTGGCGTGTGGAAGCAGGCTATATCAGCGACCCCATCTATCTGGCACTGGGTTTCCAGACAGTCAATGGCTATCTGGGGGTATCCAGCGGCAGCTTCGTCGACAGCCCGGGCGTGGTTTACAACGTCAACGTGCTGAACGCCCGCCTGGCTGCCAGCGGCCAGAGCCTGAGCGCCGCCGCCTCCGGTCAGGATGTGAAGACGCGTGAAGCCGTGCTCACCTTCGGCTACAACGTGGGTGCCTGGCTGCCTTATGTCTCGCTGACCAAGGGTTACGATGTGGACATTGGCGGCAGCCGCATCGACAAGACCGGCTACACCCAGTATGTGCTGGGCACGATATACAACCTGTCCAAGCAGACGAAAGCCTATGCCTCTTATGGACGCGCCAGCTGGGGGGGCAATGGCGTAGCCAGCGAAAGCGCGCTGGGCCTGAGCCTGGCCAAGTTCTTCTGA
- a CDS encoding VOC family protein, with the protein MISHLDHLVLTTARLDDCLAFYCDGLGMTLEKFIGGTPPVERLALKFGSQKINIHVQGKEFEPKAALPTPGALDLCFIASQPLDTVMARLQEKGLAIIEGPVGRTGATGKIRSVYLRDPDQNLIEISEYTA; encoded by the coding sequence ATGATCAGCCATCTCGACCACCTTGTGCTCACCACCGCCCGACTGGATGACTGCCTGGCGTTTTATTGTGACGGCCTGGGCATGACGCTGGAAAAATTCATTGGCGGCACCCCGCCGGTGGAGCGGCTGGCACTGAAATTTGGCAGCCAGAAAATCAATATCCACGTGCAGGGCAAGGAGTTCGAGCCCAAGGCGGCCCTGCCCACCCCCGGCGCACTGGACCTGTGTTTCATTGCCAGCCAGCCGCTGGACACGGTGATGGCCCGCCTGCAGGAAAAAGGCCTGGCCATTATCGAAGGCCCGGTAGGCCGGACCGGGGCCACCGGCAAGATCCGCTCGGTTTACCTGCGCGACCCGGATCAAAACCTGATCGAGATTTCCGAATACACGGCATGA
- a CDS encoding VOC family protein codes for MGIKRLNHAVLYVSDVADSSRFYQQVLGFNPSPGPQPEQAFFAQAAESDNHHDLALFARNQGQQRAGVFSARGETPGANEPPAGLYHLAWEVDTLLELKRIRDQLQALGKLGLEEDHGLFKSVYGHDPDGLLFEVNWFLPADAIRDADRDIRTSPLDWERELARFASH; via the coding sequence ATGGGAATCAAACGCCTGAACCACGCGGTGCTGTATGTCAGCGATGTGGCCGACAGCAGCCGTTTTTATCAGCAAGTACTGGGGTTTAACCCCTCACCCGGTCCGCAGCCGGAACAAGCTTTCTTTGCCCAGGCCGCCGAGTCGGACAACCATCACGACCTGGCCTTGTTCGCCCGCAATCAGGGCCAGCAACGCGCGGGGGTATTCAGCGCACGCGGTGAAACTCCTGGAGCCAACGAGCCGCCGGCCGGTCTTTATCATCTGGCCTGGGAAGTGGATACCCTGCTGGAACTCAAGCGCATCCGCGACCAGTTGCAGGCACTTGGCAAGCTGGGCCTGGAAGAAGACCACGGCCTGTTCAAGAGCGTGTACGGCCACGACCCGGACGGCCTGCTGTTTGAAGTCAACTGGTTCCTGCCGGCCGATGCCATCCGCGACGCGGACCGCGACATCCGCACCTCCCCGCTGGACTGGGAACGCGAACTGGCGCGCTTTGCCAGCCACTAG
- a CDS encoding DUF3088 domain-containing protein has protein sequence MSRDTLFLLEPGFTRPDHPTDQRFVCPHSNLLEGLLAVQPALAERIEIRRLPFPRPRQPVIALLGEENQSLPVLILDPASPLPADAKQHAGRHFLQDAHQIAVYLARQHGAYHL, from the coding sequence ATGAGCCGCGATACCCTGTTTTTGCTGGAGCCCGGATTCACCCGCCCCGATCATCCGACCGACCAGCGTTTTGTCTGCCCGCACAGCAATCTGCTGGAGGGCCTGCTGGCGGTGCAACCGGCACTGGCCGAGCGCATTGAAATCCGTCGTCTGCCGTTTCCACGCCCACGCCAGCCGGTGATAGCCCTGCTGGGCGAAGAGAATCAAAGCCTGCCGGTGCTGATTCTGGACCCGGCCAGCCCGCTACCGGCCGATGCCAAGCAGCACGCCGGGCGGCACTTCCTGCAAGACGCCCACCAGATTGCCGTTTACCTGGCACGGCAACACGGTGCCTACCATCTGTAA